In the Salmo trutta chromosome 13, fSalTru1.1, whole genome shotgun sequence genome, TAACTAGTTCATAAGCACAAGCATAAGATGTTTACTCATATGACACATAACATGCTATAATTCTGCATAACAGCTTATTCCATACTTATAAACTAGTTGTAATGTTTTGTGGTATTGTCATGAATTTCAGAATTAGATTACTTTAAGTTAACATTTGGAATGAATGACAATTAATACACCCATCTTATGCAGACATTCTAGTTGCTAACATGAGAAACCCATGGGTATGTTACCGGGCTTCTTTCAGATTATTTGAAACAGTCCATTTCAATTACTGAAATAAATATAGAAATCCAAGCAATTTTATAACTCAAAAAGTCCATCCACTTTAAAAATAAACAAAGCATTTCAATCACATATTCACATATGAAATATAATCACATATTTGAAAGATAACCTCAGCATATCTTTCAGTATAATACAGCTTGATTGTGAAAGGGATTTctataaaacagaaatattttCCAATCACTGTTATTCAGATCTTAAGATTTCCATAAATGACCAATAATACACTTTGTGATATTAAAAGTCATCATATGACACGCTGCAGGAGAGCCAAGACTAAAACATGCTCATTCAGTAACCTCTGAAACCCAAAACTAGAATCTAGCCTACAGTCTTTCATGAGAGATCACTCATTCAGTAACCTCTGAAACCCAAAACTAGAATCTAGCCTACAGTCTTTCATGAGAGATCACTCATTCAGTAACTCACCAATGCAAAGCCAGCACACATTAAAGCCGGGGAGTCAAACATACTCAACATACTTTAAAACTACTAAAACCAAatcgaaactgtgtagaaatCATATAATGGActtacattcatacagtttcttgactgtgtccagcttaTCATCAATCACTGAAATTAAAGCTTGACAGTCAGAATagaggattttttttgttgcacaaTTTGATTGCGAGTAAATACTGTATAACACATTTTCAAAACGTCACTCCGGACCTCGTTCGTTGAGGACCGAATGCGGCCCCCGGGGCAAAATCCGTTTGACGCCCCTGCATTAAATAGATAGATATCCACTCCTCCACAGTTCACACACAACCCGCTCCTGTCCTGTCTAACCCTGAAATATAGTCACTCACAAAATCATGGAATTACATCATGAAGTGAACAGAAATGTGTTGAAATGAAATTTCAATCAAAGATACAGAGTAAGCATTCTATTATATTGGATACACATAATACTTTTTAGAATGTAAAAAGGGCTGCAATACCACTGAATTTCTTTCATTCATTATTTGGAAGGTCTTTAAAGTGCAGTACTGTTTCTCTTTTTGGAAGTGATTTTATCACTGAGCTCATACCACAGCTAGGGGATACACTTCAGACATTGCCTACCTGAGGTTAATCCAGCAGGTATTTACTTGTCTTTcaataaataaattataaatagCTAATTGAAAATGAATGACATCTTCTGAAGGCTTTTACTACCCTCTGTTATGGTTCAattgaattgtgtacagattccaacacaaacactggacatgGAGAGTGGGGGTGTGTATAGGATTTGGAATAAACAGGGATGCAGGTTGTTGATATGGATAAGCAaagagggtgtgtgtggttgAGTCAAGCCACTTGGCATGGACACAGATGTCCATATGGGCTGATTGTAAACTGTTAGCCAGAGAGGCTAATGCAAGGCTGCATCCAAACGCATGGGCATTATAAAAGGCAGTTTGGCTACATGTGCCAGAAATGAAATGTTGAGACACATCCATGTGTGGAATGATAGAAATGTCACACTGTATAAATtaacacatgtgcacacacacagaaacatacagtacactcaAGCACACATGCATACTAGACATGTCACAGACATATCTGGCATGCTTTTCTGAAGAAAACAGTTTTCTTTATAAATTCTTGTACCCACCTAGAGGTCTGATAACTTTCCTATATACATAAATAAACAATTAATATATGCTATGTGTATATATCTTGAAATATTCAATATTGAAATATACATATAcatttcaaatatatttatatcaTTATTTTCATCTTCAAACATTTTTAAGATATAGTCACAGTTTAGTAATAAAACACTTATGTAAGAACACAGGTCTCCCTCATTGTCTTGCTGCAGTATCCCTTTTTCAAGCATCAATGACTTCTTAGTCTGCACGCTGTCTTTTCCTACAGAAAAGACTACTGGTCAAGTTGTACTACATTCTCGGGTCTTACGGATCGATAAACTCATTTTGATAAATGTGCAACAAATAATGGAACTAATTATCACTGTGCATGAAACAAATCACCAGTAACTGATAAATAAAAGCTCTGTATTGTTGCAGTACTTTGAAAGTAGAAGTGACAGGCAAGCTATCATTCTTAAAAATGGATCAAAATACTGTTCCACAACTGATAAGTTTGATAAGTCTGATAGACAATGAACTGCATTACCCAACTAGTACAATAGTGGCAATACAACGTAAAGGTTATTCATAAACCTTCAAGAAGACTCTAAATTCCATAAATTCCTGTTGTTAACAGGAGATCCATTTGCCACCAAGCATGGATGTTTTGACACACCACATTACATATCCTCTCTATCCCCAACAACATCCTGCAATCTCTTAATGTTTGTCTTTATTGAGTACCTGTGAGAAGGAACCTCCTCCACCTAAGTCAATCATTATGCAAATTCCAACACAACAGCCTAGCTCTAGGTGATTAGGGAAACCAGCCCTTATGCACTGTTGAGCCCGGGGAAAAAAACAAGGCAGTTGAGACATTTCAGTGGAAATGTGCTTGCACATACATATACTCTATAATATATATTTGCTGGTGATCCTGCTACTCTAGAGCATGATCTGTGGCCACGATCAGAGGAGTTCATAAAAGGGACACTGCAGCGCGGACCTGTAGGGGAGGATCGGTTTGGAACAGTCAAGGGAGTGTAGAAAGTCTAGAGACTGTAGGTCCCCTTTCCTCGTCCATCTCTCCTCTTTTGTTTGTCTTTAGACACTCACAGAGCAGGAATGGAACCACAGACATTGAGAGAAGTTAAGGTGAGGAGTAAAATCACATGCTGAGCTTTTTGTTGTCCTCCATTCCCCATGTGGTAATGGCATACAGTACGATGTCCTTCCAACATTAAAAGACAAAGAAAAATAAGAGACAGAAGTGGCGTCAAGGTAAGCGGAGCTGTTGCCTTCCCACGATGCCTCAGTGCTGTGGGAACCCCACTGTTCAATTCCTGTCTGTGATAGGGGCACTTCCTGACCTGCGGGATCATGACCTCTGTGAGCTGGGGGACGGCAGCCAGCAGGCGGTCCCTGTCACACTGGGGCCAGCTTGCCTGGCGGTCGGTTGGTCTCTTGTCTCTCTTTGTTTTGTTTGCATACTTACACACAAACAGTTCCTATATTGCACACCATGTCCTCATGGCCTAAGGTCGTATGTCAGTGGTAACAGCTTCTTTTCTCCTCAGCTTCTGAGCTGTAGTCCCTTAAGCCAATGCCCCTTTGAAGGTTCAGTAGAGAGTCTTTCATCTGTAGAGGAAAACAGAAAACATTAAAGCCCTGCAAGTAACTATAATCATAGTTTCTTATGACAATTATCTTTCACACTTTGAGACCCTGCACGAAAACCTAGAGGATTTGATTCTTAGCCTTGTGTATTAACACAAGGCTAAGAATCAAATCCTCAAGCTGGCCCCAGTGTGACAGGGACCGCCTACCGGCTGCTGTCCACCAGCTCACAGAGGTCATGACCCCGCAGGTCAGGAAGTGCCCCTTTCACAGACAGGAATTGAACAGTGGGGTAATGCTTGTAACTGTATCTGTCCTCCCTACCTGGTCTAATAGTACCACCGTTCCCTACCTGGTCTAATAGTACCACTGAGGATTTGATGATCTCTCTCCACTTCTGCAGCTCAGCGTCATGGTAAAGCTGTTGGGACTCCAGGAGCTGGGCCCACTCCATCTGCGTCTGGGGAAGTTTACTAGACAGAAATAGACACATACTGTCAAACACACCCAGATGCCACGGCCAAGAGCAACTCAAAGCTAAGCATTGTTCAGGGGCAATTCTGCAGCATATGTTTTTTGAGGTTGGGAAAACAGGATGAAGCCCATGTGGTTTTCAGATGAAACTAAACAGGTTTATGCAGTCTGGGTTTGACTAAGTACACAGTCAAATCAATTCTAGTATTATGTAGGCAATAGGTATAATGCCAAAAACCTATGGGTGGTTAGCGACTTAGCGTACCTTTCATGTATCCGCAGCCCTTGCCAGGTGGTAAGATGCTGTGCAGAATACTCCAGCATCCACAGCTTATAGAACAGCATCATGTTGAGGAACACCAGCAAAACCAggctgaaggaggagaggaaaacagaAGAATGTAAGGGACAAAGGAAAGAAGATGAGTAATGAAAGCTACACAGGTGCTTTAGTCcattaacctctacaggatcggtgtcctgacctcaggacggttgagctaatgtaggctaatgcgattagcatgaggttgtaagaaacaaaaaaaattcccaggacatagacatatctgatatggggagaaagcttaaattattgttcatctaactgcactgtccaatttacagtagctattacagtgaaataatatcatgctattgtttgaggagagtgcacaattatgaacttgaaaatgtatgaatgaaccaattaggcacatttgggcagtcttgatacaacattttgaatagaatatgcaatagttcattggatcagtctaaaactttgcccgtacactgctgccatctagtggccaaattcTAAATTGCACTTGGGCTAGAATAATTCATTATGGGCTTTCTCTTACATTtcaaagaaaaacacaaaaaaaacatgttttttttctttgtattatcttttaccagatctaatgtcttatattctcctacattaatttcacatttccacaaacgtcaaagtgtttcctttcaaatggtgtcaagattatgcatatccttgcttcaggtcctgagccacaggcagttagatttgggtatgtcattttaggcgaaaattgaaaaaaaggggcggatccttaagaggttttaatgaaCCAGTTACAATGAGGGAGGAGTATGTTTCCTGGTCAGGTCTAAGTGGTTTATCTTTAGCCAGATGTACCTTAGACAGATCCTATGGCAAGcaatgaaaggagaggagaggagaggaggaatcaCATTCAGAAGACAAACAAATGTTTAACACAGAATCAGATTTTTGCTAACTACTAAAGATTTCAAAGAGAGTTGAACTGAAATGACTATAAATGAAACAAATTATTAAGATGGATCTGAAAGTGAGTGTGtatactgcatgtgtgtgtgtgtgtgtgtgtgtgtgtgcgcgcgcgcatatgagtgtgtgtgagatagagtGTACTCACACAAAGCTGATGATGAGCAGCAGTTTGGACACGCTGTAGAGGGCGAAGCCTCCAAAAAGGTGCTCAGGCATGTGCCTGGTCTGAGTGGAACCTGAGGGGGGCAGACCAAACACGGACCAGGTCAATTAGATATATTTAACACAATATGATGTGTGGAAATGTATAAcagtgtatgtaatgtatgtaccTTATGAAAGTGTATAAGAATCTACAGTGTATTAAGAGTTTATAAGAGTGTGtataaaagtataaaaaaatgtaaaaaaaaaaatatatatatattttttttaagtgtccCCCTGCCATCTGACCTGTCACGCCCGCATGTTTGATGCGGTGAATGACCTCATCGTCGGTTGGCGTGGTGACGGGGCTGAGGAGGGCGTCATCCAGGTGCTGGCTCCGTAGGTGGACCAAGGGTCTCTTCCTCCGCCTCACAGACGTCTTCACCACCTTGACCTTGGGAGAAGGCCGGGTCGACCCCAAAACCACATCCTCCACCTTCGACAGCTCCAACTCTGACAGGGCACCACAGAAGCCGTTTGTACGTTCATACATTAGAATGGCCTTCGGTCATCAGATTAAATGTTGCTGGATATTTGGTGTGACAGACTTAACAGCTAGTAGAGGAACTTACCAAGATGGCGGAAGTTCTCATCCAGCCCGCTCCAGAAGTTCTTCTCGATGAAGCCCTTTACTAATCCCCATGGCTGTTTTCTGTAACGCAGCTCAGTGGACACCCTAGGGACAAGGCATCCGCTGGTATAAGTTGAGGCAGCGTTTCTAAATTAACATGTAATAGTTTCAAGAGCCACATGTTATTACAACAGCTGCTATAAGGCCCTCCTCACCTTAACCGGCACTTGTTCTTGGCCACCCGTGTCAGCATGTAACGGTTGAGCGTGTAGAAGTAGTCGTGGTAGGGCACGTTGTGTGTGATGACCTCAGCATCGATGATGTAGCACTCACTCTCATGGCTGGCCTTGTACAGTGTCTGCGTCTCTGTGACCGTGGCTGTCTTGGGGGCCAGCGGGTTGGACAGGGAGATGGTGTACATGATCTCTCTCATCTGGTTCCCCGCTGCATCGTCCTTCTTCCAGGGGTGAAACACTATATCTGTGTGGCGTTATATGGACACACATTCGATCACTTCATAGTCAAAGGACAACACCAATGGAAGAGACAATAATGTGATGCCAACGGACAGAATGTCTGACTGACCTGAAAACCTGCGCTGCTCCATGAAGTCGGTCATAAACTGGGATTCTGTGAAGAGGATGTCATACATCTTGTCCACACTGAACTTGTAAACCTCATCGATGTACTGTCTCCCTTTAAGGTCATCATGGAAGGCCTGCACCTCCCCTGCTGGAGAGCCATAGAGGGAAACACACTTTAGATGAAGTGCCCTTGGGGACATAATATCTTATGGAGACAGTATTACCAAGACTTAGCAGCATCACTGAAGAGCCTGTTTCATGTCATATATACAGTTTATGCATCAAATCTGTTAATGGACGGAAGATCGAAGCCGTACCCTCGTCGTGGGTCTCTGAGGAGTCGCTAAGTTCGGTGGGGATGTCTTCATTGTCGTTGAAGTCCAGGGAGGTCGAGGGCACCAGGCCGCTGGCCTCCACTAGCCTCTGCTCCAGCACCAGGGGCAAGGCCAGCAGCTCCCCGTCAGGGAGGCAGTCGATGTACTCCTCTGGAGGGAGGTCAAACTAGGACacacagagggggaggaggagggggtcagTCACTAGAAAGACACTGTAGGATACTTTAGTACATAGTTATGAGTAGGATTGGTCTGTGTTCATGTTTTGGTTATCAAATCACGAAACATTCCCCATATCCAAGTTATAGGCAGAATAACAAATGCATTTCCCACTCCATCAAAACAAATAACATAAGAGTAATTGATTTAACCGCTGACCTCTATTATGTCGCTGAGACTCACAGAGAGGGGCTCGCTGCTGATGGATGAGCTGATGGTGCTGTTGGTGATGATGCATTTCTTGTGTATGGATGGTGGGCTGCCCTCGTGTTTGGCCTCCGCGCTGCTCTTAGACAAGTTGTCATTACTGATCTCATTCTCCTCGTTAGGGATCTCCTCACAGAACCTGCACCATCACCGTGGGGGAACAAGGACCAGCTGGGTTAGGAGTTCTGGAGTGTTGTTTTTACATGGTAATGGACAGAGGGCTGAGAGGGATGTGAAGCAGGGCTGAGAGGgtggtgtgtatttgtgtatgctTCAGTAATGAGGCCAGCCTCTCATAACAACCCGCAGTAGATCAAGGGCATTTTAATCAACCATGGTAATTGAGGAGGCATTGTTTATATCTGTAGCCATGGAAACCACACCCACCCCATGGTGTTGAAGTCGTCATCAGGGGGAACGTAGTCCTCGTCGTCACTGGTCAGGCCAAGTTCGTTGCCATAGCACTGATGGACAAAGTGCCATAGCTCTTTGGGGCACAAGGGCTGGAGCACAGGGTTAGAGACGACGCTCAGTACGGCAGAGACTTGGATTCAATGGAAAAGGAAAGTAGCAATATACTGAACATGTAGATCTATTTGTGATGAGGTTAATTGAGGTTGCTGGCTTACTTTGTCCAGCAGTGCATTCTGCCATAATCTGAACATCATCATGTAGGTCCTGTCCCGCGCTCCAAATGAGGTGAAAAAGTGCTGTGCGGATAGAATGGAAATAATTCAAAAATATGCTCTGAAATAAGGCTAAGGAGAAGGTTTGAGCCTCCTCTCAGTCAGTGAATGCCAAAAATTCAGTCCCTCTCCTGTCTTACCTTCTCACCATCTGTGGACACCTGGATGGCATTGGGGATGAGGCGGGCTGTCTTCTCCTTCGTCATGGTGCAGATGTCCTTCAGCCTCACTGTCAGctgcacacacatgcaagcacaatAGTTTTTTTTACGGCATTGCTTAATATTCAGATAAATATATCTGTTGAACTGTTACTGAACCACAATAATGAAATATATACTGTGATGCAAACCATCAAAATACAATCAATTCTATTTCAATACTGCAAACTAACCAACACCAGAGAAATATAGATAAGATCAAAAGAACAGAAAGCCCCAGGCAGAGGCCAAGTGCGTACCAGCGTTTCCCAGCGGAAGATGTTGCTATAAAAACAGATCCAGTTTTCTGAGAGGTAGAGTCGGCCCTGCAGGAGAATGTCTCGTTGTAGGGCACAGGAGTAATCTGCCAgcacaggtcagaggtcaaagaTCAGAGCCCAGGAAGAATACATCCACCCATCAGGGTCGGGGTTAATTATATTTCAATATAGTCAATTCAAAAGATCAATTACCTGAATTGAtagtttaaatggaattgactccaACCAGCCAATGCAAACGTGTCCAAAACCAAAAGATTTTCCTATATCCACCATATTGCTGATCGAATTGGCCATAGTTGTCTAGTATTTTGCGTTAGTAACTCACCCACGATGAGCCGCTCTGTGTCCGGTAGCTGCTTGAAGAGCTTCCTGAAGTCCTCATTACGCTGTTTATATGTGGGGCTCAACACCTGGAGAGACGGAGAGCAACAACGATAACTTCTAGAGAGAGGGACGACTCACACGTACACATTCCTGAACACACGCTCTCTATCTCACATATACACACTGGACTGTAATGAACTGCATCCATTTTCACAAGGGCATTTTATACAAAAGCACAATCCCGTTGACATTTAGCCACTGCAAGACATTCAATAAGCATGCTTTTGAGCATCGTGAGCATCCCTAATGTGAGTCACATTCCCAAGACAACAATATGTAGTAACATCATTATACGAACACACACAATGCTGCTTTTTGTGGCGCAACAGTTAATATGTAggacagagagggacaaagaCACAAATCAAATCTGTTCTGTTAACAAACCCTTATGTAGCTATTGGTTTATCTTATAAAACATAGTCTGCGTCCATTGTCGGTTTAGATCATGAGAAGAAAATGTTCTGTTCTCACACAGAGGAATTCATTCTCTTGTTACATTCTCAGACATTAAGGTACATCTTATCTTGGGCCTGGATTCAGGCTTGTTTAAAGAGGGAAGTATTGCTGTGACCCACAGCCAGTGTGAGTGCAGGGGTGAGTGCTCTATGTGTCTGAGCCAGATGCTGTCTTTTAATAGGAACAGCTTCAGGAAACAATGCCTGCCAGTACGGTAACCAAATACATCCCTTCATGGGTAAAACCTCTCGCTGCTTCAATCTGAAGGAAAACAGACTGTTCACATTAACAtcaactagctacagtacatgttCTATACTCATAACAAGATCAGCCCAGAATGGATAGACATAATCTGTTTCTGTTAAGCTATGAATGAAAACCACTGGTGCCTGTCAAGAAAACTTGGTAAATTCGAGAACTTTGAAGGCTGGGAAAATGGATTATGAGTCGGACATATTTAGTCTAGAAATGTTCACAGAAAGTACTCTCTATAACTGCCTAACATATCAAGAGTATTAGAGCCCCCATTTCACAACAAAAGCCTGCCTATTCCCTTAAACTGCAGCCTTCTTACTTTGTCCAGGGAAAGGGTCCATGGGTACTATGGGAATGCAAATAGCTACTGACTCATGCCTTTCTTTTAATTTGCTTTCCAAAATATAATTGCGGGAGGGAACCACAGAGTTATGCTCTTGGCGCaggtacagtacacacaaacTGCCCATCCCAACCTCCTCACCCCCTTCCCTCCCCGCCGCTACCCCTCCTGGCATCAGCTCTCTGGGGGGGATGGTCAGTCACTTACTGCAGGGACCTCCTCTGACTCCCAGTCCTGGTCTTGGTGGTCCAAGGCGGCCCAGCCCCACTCCCAGCCAAACTCTCCCCGGGCCGGATCCTGTGGGAGCCACCCAGGCAGGTCTTTATCCAGCTCCAGCACCACCTGCCAGTCTGACTCCAGTCCTCTGTGAGCCTCCTGAGCCTCCATATTCCACTCACTTCTCTCAGGCACACGGGCGGACACCTAAACCAGTGGTGCCCTCGTGGGGTCCTCAAAGCGGTGGATTTCAATGCGGGTGATCCAGTGGTCCAGGTCTGctgcagacaaacagacagagctgTTGTGTGTCCAGTGGTTGTTTCTTGGAGACTGCTGTGACTGACCCGGTATGGGTGCTACTCCCTTTTAGTGTGAGAGCTGGACCCAGCTGACTGCTGCCACATGATtccagtcctctctccctctccctctatcaaaCACAGAGAGGAGCTGCGGCCGTTGGCCTCTAGTAACCCTGGCCACAAGTCTTTTATTATAATGGCAGCTCTGGCAGGCATGCGGTGTTACCCTGTCCAGATCCAGACGCCTCAGAGTGCTTTGGTGAGCACAGCTCAGACACACCAGCAGCGAAAGCAAGAAAAATATCCTTGGtaaagagaaaaacagagaaagagagagtgtttcCTAACTGGAAAGCAGTGCAGTCCCGTCTCGCTGGCTGACAAGGTGATTGAGTTAGAGGACAGATGTGCACACAACCTTCATTTACTTCTACGCTCCGTGAAGAAAAACAAGTCCATTAATCTTGAGTGATGCGGCACGGAGTCTCATGACGGCTCAGTCTAATGCAGTTGGAGTATTGCACCTCTGGGAGTATGTCCACTTCCCCTGTTGTTGACCATTCAGGTATTAGAAAGCAATTGCATGAGAGGCTCAACACATTTAGCGGTGTTACTATTACTAAACCCCCCTGGATCCCTGTGACCTATTTCCCTACTCTCTACCCCCCACAACTCTCCTGTCCCTTAAGGTCAAGTAATGCACTCCTGAAACCAGATCCCTGTCAGTTACTACGATCAGACTAGATAGACAGGCACAGCGATTGGTTCTCGTCTGACTCTGAGCTGGGTAAAACAACCTATCAGCACAGTGGTGGGAGGTGGACACAACGACAacagcaacaaaacaaaaactgtgGCTACATTTGGCACTCCATTAGGCTCACTTGTGGTTGGAAATGTGCCCTGGAATTCCACCACAAATTCCACACCTTTCCTGCTTACTCAATTTCCACAACCCCCCTCAACATCTAGCCAAATCAGTGAGGAGAAATAAGGTCCGGGAAACTGAATGTGAAGGGAAGCAAAATAATCCTCAGCACACTATTGAAAACAGTGCAGATCATTCACAGATCCATCTCAGACGTGAACAGCTTTCGTGCTGTTGAAAATGCCTCTGCATCCCGTGAATAAGGTTTCATCAGACGTTTGCGAGCCATGCAAGCCCACTCTCTTCGAAAACTGCATCCAAGAAAAACAGTCAGATAATAGAGTAGTATCTGAACAAAGTTTTTCCAAGAGCTTTTCCTAAAAAGGAAAAAGAAGACTAAAGCAAATGCAGAAGCTATTGATACGACTATCTCCCATCTTCTCCAGGTGACAAGTCCTAGGACAGTGTAGCTGCCAGGTGGTGATGGGGATATAGACAGTCCCTGAGGTGGCGGTTAATCATTAACCTGCTGGGTAAACAGGGAGAGATGTCGGAGACCGGCACAGTTAACCAGGGTGGGGCCCCATTCGTTTCAAGGGTGGTTTACTGTCTATCTCCACACAAACAATGAGGCCAGTCTCTCACCCCACTGTCCGTAGGTTGCTACAAAACCGCTTTAGAGAGGAGTGGCCAGGAAGGTGTATGCATGTGTATAGCTATTGTAAGTGGCACTGTCAAGGGAGtgtgcatgaatgtgtgtgtgaagacTTTCGTCTCTATCTGAAACACACCTTTGACACTTTCCCTGCCAAT is a window encoding:
- the LOC115206438 gene encoding protein Aster-B isoform X7 — translated: MNENLRPPSLQLSVPRYAPAYSDGGNGGVSDDPVWSSSSTPTLRRKRFKMRRMKNVPSEIEKEKDRGRLVNGWLVSTHSHSGSKEYLQLPSIEITPSSDEDGATWSNCSTPSASPRRKRFLLRKWLRLREKKEHAGSESSSQQSSQQSSHDDDSTRFLTPFIREERSDSAADKISTASNSNRSTPACSPVLRPKRSRSPTPQSLEPGENMVEKGHSDHSSDKSPSTPEQVVQRTYSLQSARSGGKNSKKSQSWYNVLSPTYKQRNEDFRKLFKQLPDTERLIVDYSCALQRDILLQGRLYLSENWICFYSNIFRWETLLTVRLKDICTMTKEKTARLIPNAIQVSTDGEKHFFTSFGARDRTYMMMFRLWQNALLDKPLCPKELWHFVHQCYGNELGLTSDDEDYVPPDDDFNTMGFCEEIPNEENEISNDNLSKSSAEAKHEGSPPSIHKKCIITNSTISSSISSEPLSFDLPPEEYIDCLPDGELLALPLVLEQRLVEASGLVPSTSLDFNDNEDIPTELSDSSETHDEGEVQAFHDDLKGRQYIDEVYKFSVDKMYDILFTESQFMTDFMEQRRFSDIVFHPWKKDDAAGNQMREIMYTISLSNPLAPKTATVTETQTLYKASHESECYIIDAEVITHNVPYHDYFYTLNRYMLTRVAKNKCRLRVSTELRYRKQPWGLVKGFIEKNFWSGLDENFRHLELELSKVEDVVLGSTRPSPKVKVVKTSVRRRKRPLVHLRSQHLDDALLSPVTTPTDDEVIHRIKHAGVTGSTQTRHMPEHLFGGFALYSVSKLLLIISFVLVLLVFLNMMLFYKLWMLEYSAQHLTTWQGLRIHESKLPQTQMEWAQLLESQQLYHDAELQKWREIIKSSVVLLDQMKDSLLNLQRGIGLRDYSSEAEEKRSCYH
- the LOC115206438 gene encoding protein Aster-B isoform X2, with the protein product MNENLRPPSLQLSVPRYAPAYSDGGNGGVSDDPVWSSSSTPTLRRKRFKMRRMKNVPSEIEKEKDRGRLVNGWLVSTHSHSGSKEYLQLPSIEITPSSDEDGATWSNCSTPSASPRRKRFLLRKWLRLREKKEHAGSESSSQQSSQQSSHDDDSTRFLTPFIREERSDSAADKISTASNSNRSTPACSPVLRPKRSRSPTPQSLEPGENMVEKGHSDHSSDKSPSTPEQVVQRTYSLQSARSGGKNSKKSQSWYNHERQHILRVLSPTYKQRNEDFRKLFKQLPDTERLIVDYSCALQRDILLQGRLYLSENWICFYSNIFRWETLLTVRLKDICTMTKEKTARLIPNAIQVSTDGEKHFFTSFGARDRTYMMMFRLWQNALLDKPLCPKELWHFVHQCYGNELGLTSDDEDYVPPDDDFNTMGFCEEIPNEENEISNDNLSKSSAEAKHEGSPPSIHKKCIITNSTISSSISSEPLSVSLSDIIEFDLPPEEYIDCLPDGELLALPLVLEQRLVEASGLVPSTSLDFNDNEDIPTELSDSSETHDEAGEVQAFHDDLKGRQYIDEVYKFSVDKMYDILFTESQFMTDFMEQRRFSDIVFHPWKKDDAAGNQMREIMYTISLSNPLAPKTATVTETQTLYKASHESECYIIDAEVITHNVPYHDYFYTLNRYMLTRVAKNKCRLRVSTELRYRKQPWGLVKGFIEKNFWSGLDENFRHLELELSKVEDVVLGSTRPSPKVKVVKTSVRRRKRPLVHLRSQHLDDALLSPVTTPTDDEVIHRIKHAGVTGSTQTRHMPEHLFGGFALYSVSKLLLIISFVICLSLVLLVFLNMMLFYKLWMLEYSAQHLTTWQGLRIHESKLPQTQMEWAQLLESQQLYHDAELQKWREIIKSSVVLLDQMKDSLLNLQRGIGLRDYSSEAEEKRSCYH
- the LOC115206438 gene encoding protein Aster-B isoform X3, with product MNENLRPPSLQLSVPRYAPAYSDGGNGGVSDDPVWSSSSTPTLRRKRFKMRRMKNVPSEIEKEKDRGRLVNGWLVSTHSHSGSKEYLQLPSIEITPSSDEDGATWSNCSTPSASPRRKRFLLRKWLRLREKKEHAGSESSSQQSSQQSSHDDDSTRFLTPFIREERSDSAADKISTASNSNRSTPACSPVLRPKRSRSPTPQSLEPGENMVEKGHSDHSSDKSPSTPEQVVQRTYSLQSARSGGKNSKSHKRLSKKSQSWYNVLSPTYKQRNEDFRKLFKQLPDTERLIVDYSCALQRDILLQGRLYLSENWICFYSNIFRWETLLTVRLKDICTMTKEKTARLIPNAIQVSTDGEKHFFTSFGARDRTYMMMFRLWQNALLDKPLCPKELWHFVHQCYGNELGLTSDDEDYVPPDDDFNTMGFCEEIPNEENEISNDNLSKSSAEAKHEGSPPSIHKKCIITNSTISSSISSEPLSVSLSDIIEFDLPPEEYIDCLPDGELLALPLVLEQRLVEASGLVPSTSLDFNDNEDIPTELSDSSETHDEAGEVQAFHDDLKGRQYIDEVYKFSVDKMYDILFTESQFMTDFMEQRRFSDIVFHPWKKDDAAGNQMREIMYTISLSNPLAPKTATVTETQTLYKASHESECYIIDAEVITHNVPYHDYFYTLNRYMLTRVAKNKCRLRVSTELRYRKQPWGLVKGFIEKNFWSGLDENFRHLELELSKVEDVVLGSTRPSPKVKVVKTSVRRRKRPLVHLRSQHLDDALLSPVTTPTDDEVIHRIKHAGVTGSTQTRHMPEHLFGGFALYSVSKLLLIISFVICLSLVLLVFLNMMLFYKLWMLEYSAQHLTTWQGLRIHESKLPQTQMEWAQLLESQQLYHDAELQKWREIIKSSVVLLDQMKDSLLNLQRGIGLRDYSSEAEEKRSCYH